The following nucleotide sequence is from Parambassis ranga chromosome 21, fParRan2.1, whole genome shotgun sequence.
aaaacaaaaagagagaacCTCCATGCCTGGGCGATGGACGATGTTGGGGAAACAAGTATCTCCACTGTTCTGAACTGAACTCCTCATACCTAAGCAGTTCAAGTATGTTCTATACTTAAACACAGAACTGATCCAGATGCTCTCAACTCTGAATGTAAACCTGAAACATTAAAAACTTTTGATGAGGAGATCAGGATCAGGATTTTCCTGTCAGATACGCGATTATTAGAGGAGTTATTGCAGGTTATAAATCAAGATACATGACGGAGCTTGGACCTTGGCAGTAACCAAGAGCTGAGAAGAGGTGAAGTTGCCAAGGGAAACAGAACATTTATAGTTGTGAAAAAAAGCTGAGGTTACATTTAGAGGACAAATCTGGTCATAAATCTTCACTTGTTTGTGTTAGCGTTCTGGAGTCGATTAGTCCAGCATGTTACTGTACTCCACCTCACTCGGGCTAATTTGTTACCCTCATAACTCGTTCCACTGTTATATAACAGTGCTgtgggtcttttttttttaacttgtaaagactgcagctttCATTATTTATACCCTTTCATAGCGCAGATCCATCCGGGATATAGGCCTGTATGGGTTTGTGTATTAAAATGGGACAAACTTCCTGCATTCAGAAGGAAGTGCAGCATGTATGCGCCAAACTGTCATCAAAAGAGCCCCTTTTAGACAGATAAAGCCTATTTCCGAGTCAAAGCATCCGTTCCTCTGTAGCTCAGCGGCATTAATGGAACAGCGGGGCTGAGAGTACAGTGCCTCAGAGTCGTTACCTATTCTGCCTTCCATTAGCTGAAATTGTGTTAACTTTAAAACAACTTCCTATATATCAAGCAGCACGGCTTTTCAGATTTTGTTAGAGTTATGTTTTACCTAGGGGAACTGTTGGATTAGTTTGGGTATTTTTAGTGCGGATGAGGGGTTAAATACAACAGTTTCTCACGCATGTTCAAagtacttgtttttttctgaaattaTTAAATACTATGTACAGCTTTTCACCTGTTTGACCTACAGAGAAAGTGGGTTAATTTTATGATGGCACTCGCTGATTGCAGGTGTCCGTTCTGGGAGCTGGTGTGGTGCATCCACCTCTAAACAGGATAGTCTCATGGGGTCTGTTACCATAGTCACTTTCATCACACtcgcacacaaaaaaaaccctgatcCTTACCTTGGGGAGTTGCACAGGCTCTTCCTGCTGATCTCACTGTGGTTCTGGCCACTGGCATAGataacaaaataagaaaaataggAGCTATATATGGGGGAACAGGGGCGGTGGTGTCTCAGTAAACGGAGCTACAAAGGTGGATGTTGTTCTGACATTTCGTTAAATTGACAGGCTGGGTTGGAAAGCAGTAAGCAGTAAACGTGGATTATAGAATTAGACATCTGTTATGTTTATATGAGAGTCAGGTCTTACTGTACTTCCCCTGTCCCAAAGAGATTGTCTGTCTTAGCACTTATTCCCACAACAGTGCAATGGAAGATCTACCGCTGAGACTTCCTGGAACTGGTAGCATCCCCTGCCATTCTGAGCAGGACATGAAAACAAGGTTCATTAAATGCGTCATTATCTCCCTTCTTAATTAATGACAGTGCTTACAGAGCCCGCACAAGGTATTCaatgttctctctctgttttcacaATTTAACTTAAAAAGGATTTAAGTAGTGTTTTCCTCACAAATCAACAACAGAAGCAAAACATATGagtaaaaaatacatatttctaATATTCTACACTCTGTCCTTAGTTTATTACTCAGATAAGACACATATAACTCATCAGATGTGAGTTATTTCTGATGAGACATTTTGAGATTTAAGCAATCAAGACAGAAGAAATGGAGGGATTTCTGCTAAAATAATGGAATACAGTGGCCTCTAGAGTCCTGAAGTGCTAAGTGGGTGCAGCAACCACCGCTTCAGCTTTGTCTGAACTTTACATCATGCTTTAATTCTCCCGACTCCCCCTGGTGATAGGACTTAAAGTTACAGACTAAATAAAAGcattgggaaaaaaatgtacaaaatataTGAAACCACCTATCTCGGTGTGATCTAACTGTGGTTGCTGTGTGCTTTTGTTGTTCATTCTGGGGTTTGAATTATTAACACTGTTGCTGCACCAGAAATCGTCATTGCCAGCTGTGGGCAGTAGGGGGGAGTGTTGTAATATACAAGTTCATTCATGAAGTCAAATCGCCTGAATGGGATTCATTCAACAAAGCTTTGATTAGTTGCTCCTTTGTGATTTATTATTCAGAATATATGGTTATTTCTCATAGATACAAGTCCACAGGGTATTCCACCATTGTACCTAatgttcatgtgtttatttaaggttcatattaataataatttataataCTTCTTTTAAGCCAGTCTTTTCTTTCACCAAGCAGTGTGGCCTCTGTGGTTATGTTGTGTATAAACTGTGTTTGCACAAAGTGTGTTGTTGAGTTGAAGTTGCTCTGATACAAGTTTCCAAGTAACTGTTACCAGGGCAGTTACTGTATGCAAGCAGAAAGTTCACTGAAGCTTACTTACACCTGATTTACTGGTTCAACCTTAATTTTTTTCATTGGATGTAATGATGGAAAACTGTTAAACTGCAACACAAAATTTAGTCAGAACTGATAAATACTTGCCACTTTctacagctttttaaaaaaaaaaacatgaacagatttttttaacagattttAAATCAGTTTGTCTTCTGGTTCATTTTCAGCTTTGAACTGTGTGAAACGGCGtcttcacacagcagctcatttcGCAGTCGCTCTCCTCACTAATTAGCCCATCTCTATGCCTgtatgtgtttctctgtgtggaaCTCGCTAAACAAGCACATCGTTTGAAACCATTCATTCATCTCTCCCAGCTTTCTCAAGCTGCTGTCATGGCAACCATCTATGACTGGCAGAAAACAGACCGCAGTCTCTGAGCTCCAGTCAGCCTGGGTGGTTGTGATACTGAGACACCAGGACAGCCACCGACTGTGAGGTGAGTCAGGATGGCCTGAGGCTCTGATTTAGCAACTTCATTGTTACTTGCTGCACTCTACTCCCAGGTGATCATGACACTTATAGAAAGTACAGGTCTATAAAATGcatgtttgcagtgtttttttttttttttttttgtctttacaggCTCATGATGCAGCAGCTAGCATATCAACCCCTGTTACCCAACGGGAACAAATACCTGCAGCAGAAATGGGAAAAGGCTTATGACTTACACAAAAGGAAGGTTAGGAGAGATGTGTTTGATTTGTCATCATTGAGCTTTTTTAACTTAGTGTTATGAGTGTTTGAGACAAAGATGTGCTttgtaatgtgttttctttaaaaggTGAAGTCAGCTAAACCCACTATAAACACAACTACACCACAGACCTTTGGCCATCTTGCTCTCAAGCTGAAGAAACAAAAGGTAAACACAAGTTTAACGTAATTTAAATATCTATTCAATTATTGGTAACATTTTGGAATGATATTTATTGTATTAAGCTTGAAGAGGAGTGGAATATGAAGACTCAGAGGGAAAACAACATGCTTAAGGAGAAAATATTACACATCATGAGGACAACTGGAGGAGTTGACAACAGGAATGACTATGTCAGGAAAAGGTTTGCTCAATCTCATGTTTAAAGTCAGACAAGTTCATATGGTGGCCTTTGAAACTAAAAACCCAGCACAGCCTTTGCTTCTTTTCACCGTAGTCTTGGCAGGGAAAAGCGACAGCTGGAGTTGCTCCGTATCACCAAGGAGAATCAAATGATCCTGTTTCGCCTGAGCCAGTGCAGGTCTCACTATAATGTGAGAAGCTGGCATGAAGACTGGCAAGAAACTCTCAAGCTGAGGGACAGCATCGCACGTTACCCACGAGGAGGAGCAAATCAGGAAAAGGTTAATGATAATGCAATGTTAGAGTCCCTAACTCTACACTACACTGTTGTTCCTTTACTACATTTAACAGTGTAAATACCTCATATCTTGTGTCAATACCAGGGACAAGAAGAGCCCAGCAAGAGGAGCAGAGAATGTGATCAAAATCAAAAGTTAAGCAATACAACTGAACACAACAAGACAAACAGCGAAGCAGCCTGTGAAGGAAATGAAGTGAGGAAAGACACTGGCAATAAAGAAGATACAGAAACCGAGATGCCCAAAGAGAAGGCCACTCTTACCCCTAAGCTGAGTGAGGATGACAAATCCCAGTCTGCAGACACAACTGAGAATCCTGGTTCTTCTGACAACAGCAAATAAACGCTCTGATTCTGCTACAGGTTCATTTGCTTCTCATGTACATCTCCTGACATAAATcaaccagcagatggcagatATGTTGCCCTGTTATTTAGCAAAGTTAAAGTTAGTTATTAATTCTGAACAGTATAAACAGCTATAGGCAATTTTAGCTGCAGAAGCTAGCTACATTATTGTCAGTATTGTTTCAGTTTTAAATAATCTGTGGTAACTTGTGTGGAGTGTGTAATGAGACATTTTACAGACAAACActtaaatgtaaattaaatataaattgttttgtaatttaatgaatttaatgtggcattttattaaaacaaataaatgtgtttcaaTACATttgtacatactgtattttaCAGCCAGATACAAAggtgaaatgaaaatgtttatGTGGAACCTTTCTCATCAGGGTCGAGTTTCCGTAACGACACAATTCACCCGAACACTCGCTGCAGAAAGAAGCCGCGGATTTGATTTTACGCAGCTAGTAAGCTAGCACGTACTGTTTAGTACACAGCTTTCTCTGTCTCTAAGAATGCCACACTTTTGATAGGCTGAACGTTagcttttaaacatttaaaatgaaccTCGACAGACTTAGAAAGCGAGTACGGCAGTACATTGACCAGGTAAGAACAATTATTTCCTCAGTAGTTTATGTGTTGCTAGCTAGAGCTAGCTTGCCAATACACCCATCAACGGTAACGGTCCTCAAGTTTCCTCGCCTAACTTAAGTAATGGCGAAACCAGCTACACTTATAAAACTGTGTGTCACTTTATGGTGATTGTCGTCCTgtcttgtttgtatttgtttacaGCAACAGTATCAAAGTGCTCTGTTTTGGGCCGATAAGATAGCATCCCTGTCTCATGGTGAGTAAACGACAGTGCTGTTTATTGCTAGTTAGCTACTTAACCTGTCAATCAGACATCTTAAGTTTCAAACCAGGTGATGTCcggtgttttgttgttttagtttagtgtgttgtttgtgttttttttttattctcacgGACCATCTTAGTAGAAACGGAACTTCACTAGCGGTCTTGGCGGACAACACAGCAGCCTCCCAACCCTTACTATATTGTTTAGAATAAAGTAGTGATGGCGTTCTGACGTTGGGAGTTCATCGTGTCTCTTTATCTGACATACAGAGGATCCCCAGGATATCTACTGGCTAGCTCAGTGCCTTTACCTAACCTCACAGTACCACAGAGCCTCCCATGCCCTCCGTTCACGAAAACTTGACAAGGTAGGTTATGTGTCAGCTGTCCATCAGTTCTCCACACTGAGGTGtgataaggtgtgtgtgtactttgtgtttgtgtatcttgcTGTGTTTAACCCTTTACACATAGTCTCCTTGATGCCAGTCTGCTTTctgaaacatttgttttctccCACAGCTGTATGGAGCGTGTCAGTATCTTGCTGCTAGGTGCCATGTAAGTAAATGAATAATATTGTACATAACCCATATACATGATTATAAAATAGCAGATTATCACTCAGATACGTCTGTTAAATGTattctcatttttttcccccagtatGCTGCCAAAGAGTTCCAGCAGGCCTTGGACATCCTGGATGCAGATGAGCCAGCCAGCAAGAAGCTGCTGGACAGGAGTGAAGTGAAGGAGGACAATGTGACGTCAGAGTCTACCAGGGATTGGGATATGTCCCCTGCCTCTGTAAGTCTGAAGAGTCTAATCGTATAACTTTTTTGTAATGAGGTGCTATATGTAATTAGCCCAAATAAATCCTTTATTATTCAGTGTTTAATTAAAGAACAGTCTAATCATTTACCAGCAGagaaaaactaaagcttaagaACAGATAATTATATACAGcgtttgcttttattttgtattaagTTTCTAATTTTAATAATGATGCTACAAAACAATTATAACCATCTGCATTAACTTTTAGTTTCAGAATTCCTCTTGTCTTTTGCTGCAACTACGGTGAAAACTATTGTAATAACAGCTGTGTTGCAGACGTTGACGGACTTTGAGCGGGTGATATAATTGACATGTAACTGGCAGATTATCAAagtcattttctttttgttcttctGTCATCTCTCTGAAATATATTTCAGATCAACAGCTCCATCTGCCTCCTGCGAGGTAAGATCTATGATGCCATGGACAACAGGCCGCTGGCCACCTCCAGCTACAAAGAGGCCTTGAAACTGGATGTATATTGCTTTGAAGCTTTTGACCTTTTAACATCCCACCACATGCTGACTGCGCAGGAAGGTGAGGCTGATCTCTGGTGTGACCATGTGCATCATTTTTCTACTGATAGATGCCATTTATTATAACTGTACATTTACATGTTATGTACATTTTTGTCCTCCAACAGAGAAAGAATTTCTTGACTCGCTCCCTTTGAGTCAACAGTGcaccgaggaagaggaggagctcttacacttcctgtttgagaATAAATTAAAGAAGGTAGGAGCTCTGTGTTTTAACTTTATGAAATATAGTCGATAAGTCCCTTGAAGCAAAAACCAACAATCACTTGATCGTGTTGGTAGGTGGATTCTGAGTGATCAGAGCCTAATATAACTCATTCTTCTGTATTTGTTAAACATCAGTTTCCATTGTTGTTGTCGAGCGTTCTTTGTTTATAATGACCATGGAGAGTGAGCGTCATAGAGAAACAACGATGTATTGTCCTGTTCAGTCTTGCTTTCTATATTAATTGAAATGCAAATGAATACAATTGATATTCTAGTCTGTTTTTTATCCTCACATCATctcattctttgtttttttttttctaagaccTTTGTTTATCTCCCTCCCT
It contains:
- the cfap97d2 gene encoding uncharacterized protein CFAP97D1; its protein translation is MMQQLAYQPLLPNGNKYLQQKWEKAYDLHKRKVKSAKPTINTTTPQTFGHLALKLKKQKLEEEWNMKTQRENNMLKEKILHIMRTTGGVDNRNDYVRKSLGREKRQLELLRITKENQMILFRLSQCRSHYNVRSWHEDWQETLKLRDSIARYPRGGANQEKGQEEPSKRSRECDQNQKLSNTTEHNKTNSEAACEGNEVRKDTGNKEDTETEMPKEKATLTPKLSEDDKSQSADTTENPGSSDNSK